From Burkholderia sp. WP9, a single genomic window includes:
- a CDS encoding LysR family transcriptional regulator, with product MPRQDRLPPMQALAMFESAARLASFTAAAREMGSTQPAVSQRVVQLEEALGTPLFERGHRGVTLTEDGERLFEAVRHALDTIRLATSEIRARRMPQTLTLSTDFGFATYWLMPRLSQFKALMPDVDVKIITSQNVFDPSHDQADIAIAFGDEHADWSARGVVKLFPERVTPVCSPAFAAAHPSLRTPSELLHLPLLHLEPTQPARWLSWTDWFAAHALDAPPAHRGITFNSFTLVAHAAIMGQGVALGWAPLVDELLATGQLVELFEPPVVTERGYLLVTQRAATPAVSAFRQWLLGECGLDAD from the coding sequence ATGCCGAGGCAGGATCGCTTGCCGCCAATGCAGGCGCTGGCCATGTTCGAATCCGCTGCGCGTCTGGCCAGCTTCACGGCTGCCGCGCGCGAGATGGGTTCGACACAGCCGGCTGTCAGCCAGCGCGTCGTGCAGCTTGAAGAAGCGCTGGGCACCCCGCTCTTCGAGCGCGGCCATCGCGGCGTTACGCTCACGGAAGACGGTGAGCGGTTGTTCGAAGCGGTGCGCCACGCGCTCGACACGATTCGCCTCGCCACCAGCGAAATCCGCGCGCGGCGCATGCCGCAAACCCTCACGCTCTCCACCGATTTCGGCTTCGCCACCTATTGGCTGATGCCACGTTTATCGCAGTTCAAGGCGCTGATGCCGGACGTCGACGTGAAGATCATCACCTCTCAGAACGTGTTCGATCCTTCGCACGATCAGGCGGACATTGCCATTGCATTCGGCGACGAACACGCCGACTGGAGCGCGCGCGGCGTGGTCAAACTGTTTCCCGAGCGCGTCACGCCGGTGTGCAGCCCCGCCTTTGCCGCGGCACACCCGTCGCTGCGTACGCCGTCCGAGCTGCTGCACCTCCCGTTGCTGCATCTCGAACCGACCCAGCCGGCGCGCTGGCTGTCCTGGACCGACTGGTTCGCCGCGCACGCGCTGGATGCGCCGCCCGCGCATCGCGGCATCACGTTCAACAGTTTTACGCTCGTGGCCCATGCGGCGATCATGGGCCAGGGCGTCGCGCTCGGCTGGGCGCCGCTCGTCGACGAACTGCTTGCAACGGGGCAACTCGTCGAACTGTTCGAGCCGCCGGTCGTCACCGAGCGCGGCTATCTGCTCGTCACGCAGCGCGCGGCGACGCCCGCTGTTAGCGCCTTTCGCCAATGGCTGCTCGGCGAATGCGGACTCGACGCCGACTGA
- the purU gene encoding formyltetrahydrofolate deformylase: MSADSRPDQLVLTVACPSAAGQVAAVVGFLDRHHCYIDELTVFDDDLSERFFVRCVFHGVDSSETLHAAGLKREFEPIAERFRMTWAMHDVGTRPKVLIMVSKLEHCLADLLFRWRMGELKMDIVGIGSNHRDLEPLAQQHGLPFHHLPITADTKPQQEARLLDLFETSGAELMILARYMQILSGETSRALAARAINIHHSFLPGFKGAKPYHQAHARGVKLIGATAHFVTDDLDEGPIIEQVVERVDHSYSPERLLATGRDVECITLARAVKAFIERRVFINGDRTVVLQ, from the coding sequence ATGTCCGCCGATTCCCGCCCCGATCAACTGGTTCTCACCGTCGCGTGTCCGAGCGCGGCGGGCCAGGTCGCCGCCGTTGTCGGCTTTCTCGACCGGCATCATTGCTATATCGACGAACTGACCGTTTTCGACGACGACCTGAGTGAACGCTTTTTCGTGCGCTGCGTGTTCCACGGCGTGGACAGCAGCGAGACGCTGCATGCCGCGGGCCTCAAGCGCGAATTCGAGCCGATCGCCGAGCGCTTCCGCATGACATGGGCCATGCACGACGTCGGCACGCGGCCGAAAGTCCTGATCATGGTGTCGAAACTCGAACACTGTCTCGCCGATCTGCTGTTCCGCTGGCGCATGGGCGAGCTAAAAATGGACATTGTCGGCATCGGTTCGAATCATCGCGATCTCGAACCCTTGGCGCAGCAGCATGGCCTGCCCTTCCACCATCTGCCGATCACCGCCGATACGAAGCCGCAACAGGAAGCGCGCCTGCTCGATCTGTTCGAGACATCGGGCGCGGAGTTGATGATTCTCGCGCGCTATATGCAGATTCTGTCCGGGGAAACGAGCCGTGCGCTCGCGGCACGCGCGATCAATATCCACCATTCTTTCCTGCCCGGCTTCAAGGGTGCGAAACCGTATCACCAGGCGCATGCGCGCGGCGTCAAACTGATCGGCGCCACCGCGCACTTTGTCACTGACGATCTCGACGAGGGTCCGATCATCGAACAGGTGGTGGAGCGCGTCGATCATTCGTATAGCCCGGAGCGCCTGCTTGCCACCGGGCGCGACGTCGAATGCATCACGCTGGCGCGGGCCGTCAAGGCGTTTATCGAGCGGCGGGTGTTTATCAACGGCGATCGGACCGTTGTGCTGCAATAA
- a CDS encoding glycine betaine ABC transporter substrate-binding protein, translated as MRLIKKIFVLSALSAALTASSVSVSADTKPTIKIGYVEGWDDSVATSNVAARVIEKRLGYQVQLVPVAAGVMWQGVARGDLDATLSAWLPVTHGAYWNNFKDKVVDLGPNFNDAKIGLIVPENADVKSVGDLEAKKTEFGSRIVGIDAGAGVMQKTSEAIKAYGLDYTLMPSSGSAMTAELARSEAASKPIIVTGWKPHWMFAKYKLKFLEDPKKVFGEAEHVDSVVNPDLEKKAPTVVAFLKKFQWKPGEIDSVMLATQNGEKPTAAADAWISAHGDRVDSWVK; from the coding sequence ATGAGACTGATCAAAAAGATATTCGTGTTGAGCGCATTGAGCGCGGCGCTGACGGCAAGCAGCGTGAGTGTGTCGGCCGATACCAAGCCGACTATCAAGATCGGTTACGTGGAAGGCTGGGACGACAGCGTCGCGACCTCGAACGTGGCCGCGCGCGTGATCGAAAAGCGTCTGGGCTACCAGGTGCAACTCGTGCCGGTCGCAGCCGGCGTGATGTGGCAAGGCGTGGCGCGCGGTGACCTCGATGCGACGCTGTCCGCGTGGCTGCCGGTCACGCACGGCGCGTACTGGAACAACTTCAAGGACAAGGTGGTCGACCTCGGTCCGAACTTCAACGATGCGAAGATCGGCCTGATCGTGCCAGAAAACGCCGACGTGAAGAGCGTGGGCGATCTGGAGGCGAAGAAGACGGAGTTCGGCTCCCGCATCGTCGGGATCGACGCCGGCGCGGGCGTGATGCAGAAAACCAGCGAGGCGATCAAGGCCTACGGACTCGATTACACGCTGATGCCGAGCTCGGGCAGCGCGATGACCGCCGAACTGGCGCGCTCGGAAGCGGCGAGCAAGCCGATTATCGTGACGGGCTGGAAGCCGCACTGGATGTTCGCGAAGTACAAGCTCAAATTCCTCGAAGATCCGAAGAAGGTGTTCGGCGAAGCGGAGCACGTGGATAGCGTCGTGAATCCTGACCTCGAGAAGAAGGCGCCGACGGTTGTCGCGTTCCTCAAGAAGTTCCAATGGAAGCCGGGTGAGATCGACAGCGTGATGCTGGCCACGCAAAACGGCGAGAAGCCGACTGCTGCCGCGGATGCGTGGATCAGCGCGCACGGTGATCGCGTGGATAGCTGGGTGAAGTGA
- a CDS encoding hybrid-cluster NAD(P)-dependent oxidoreductase, translating to MMRDQATFQLSTQPAADHAASRVTQPRFWEALPARWNSDTDDTLVCCQVRQETHDVKSFFFRAPSGRAFVFEPGQFITLELEIDGESINRCYTISSPPTRPHTISITVKRVPGGKVSNWLHDNLHAGAEVRVLGPAGEFTCARHPARKFLFLSAGSGITPLMSMSRAHHELGEDSDIVFVHSARTPDDIIFARELDLIASNQAHFRTAFVCERLGARTNWPGVTGFLTLPLLKLIAPDFLEREIFTCGPAPYMQAVRNLLDEGGFDRSHYHEESFSFETVGEVAAQLTTAHVADALLNASAPVTAESFIEAREQAPGFTPALAPAPASIETETRFKVSFAKSNREIECGSGQHVLDAAKKAGVRLPASCTQGMCGTCKVKLVSGEVAMKHAGGIRQREIDQGMVLLCCSKPLTDLVVDK from the coding sequence ATGATGCGCGATCAGGCGACGTTTCAGCTCAGCACCCAGCCGGCCGCGGACCACGCTGCCAGCCGGGTCACGCAGCCGCGTTTCTGGGAAGCGTTGCCGGCGCGCTGGAACAGCGACACCGACGACACGCTGGTGTGCTGCCAGGTCCGCCAGGAAACGCACGACGTAAAGAGCTTTTTCTTTCGCGCGCCGTCCGGACGGGCGTTCGTATTCGAGCCGGGGCAGTTCATTACGCTGGAACTGGAGATAGACGGCGAGTCGATCAATCGCTGCTATACGATCTCTTCGCCGCCCACGCGTCCGCATACGATCTCGATCACGGTCAAGCGCGTGCCGGGCGGCAAGGTGTCGAACTGGCTGCATGACAATCTGCACGCGGGCGCCGAGGTTCGCGTGCTCGGGCCGGCGGGCGAATTCACCTGCGCGCGGCACCCGGCGCGTAAATTCCTGTTTTTATCGGCGGGCTCGGGTATTACGCCGCTGATGTCGATGAGCCGCGCGCATCATGAACTCGGTGAAGATAGCGACATCGTGTTCGTGCATAGCGCCCGCACACCGGACGACATTATCTTCGCGCGCGAACTCGACCTGATCGCGTCGAATCAGGCGCATTTCCGCACCGCGTTTGTTTGCGAACGGCTCGGCGCGCGCACGAACTGGCCAGGTGTGACCGGTTTTCTGACATTGCCGCTGCTCAAGCTCATCGCGCCGGACTTTCTGGAACGTGAGATCTTTACCTGCGGACCCGCGCCGTACATGCAAGCGGTGCGCAATCTGCTGGACGAGGGCGGTTTCGATCGCAGTCACTACCACGAGGAAAGTTTCTCGTTCGAGACCGTGGGCGAAGTGGCCGCGCAGTTGACCACCGCTCACGTGGCGGACGCGTTGCTGAACGCGAGCGCGCCGGTCACGGCCGAGAGCTTTATCGAGGCGCGCGAACAGGCGCCGGGCTTCACGCCCGCGCTCGCACCGGCGCCCGCTTCCATAGAAACGGAAACCCGCTTCAAGGTGAGTTTCGCCAAGAGCAATCGCGAGATCGAATGCGGCAGTGGCCAGCACGTGCTCGACGCCGCGAAGAAAGCGGGCGTGCGGCTGCCCGCGTCGTGTACTCAGGGTATGTGCGGCACCTGCAAGGTCAAGCTGGTATCGGGGGAAGTCGCGATGAAACACGCAGGCGGCATTCGCCAGCGTGAGATCGATCAGGGCATGGTGCTGTTGTGCTGCAGCAAGCCGTTGACCGATCTGGTCGTGGATAAGTAA
- a CDS encoding aromatic ring-hydroxylating dioxygenase subunit alpha, with amino-acid sequence MKVSADVRAMIERRKKNHTLEAPFYTSENIFALDMEAIFRQHWIQVAVEPDVPEPGDYITVEIGNDSILIVRDDDMQVRAFHNVCRHRGARLCNTDKGSLGNIVCPYHSWTYNLNGDLMFAEHMGDQFDRCKHSLKSVHLENLAGLIFICLADNPPADFAVVRAAMEPYLLPHDLANCKIAASIDIVEEGNWKLTMENNRECYHCVANHPELTISLYEYGFGYQRTPANEEGMAAFEETVARRTAQWEAMQLPSAEIERLADLVTGFRTQRLPLDRDGESQTLDAKVASKKLLGGFEQADLGGLSFWTQPNSWHHFMSDHIVSFSVIPLSAGKTLVRTKWLVHKDAREGIDYDVNNLTAVWRATNDQDRALVEYSQRGATSSAYEPGPYSPFTEGLVEKFCEWYIGRLADYSNAPQTHEAGETTPASHGEKVVSFMR; translated from the coding sequence ATGAAAGTTTCGGCAGACGTTCGCGCAATGATCGAACGCCGTAAGAAGAATCACACGTTGGAAGCGCCTTTCTATACGAGCGAGAATATTTTCGCGCTCGACATGGAGGCGATCTTCCGGCAACACTGGATTCAGGTCGCGGTGGAACCGGACGTGCCGGAGCCGGGCGACTACATCACCGTGGAGATCGGCAACGATTCGATCCTGATCGTGCGCGACGACGATATGCAGGTGAGGGCGTTTCACAACGTCTGCCGCCATCGCGGCGCGCGCCTGTGCAATACCGACAAAGGCTCGCTCGGCAATATCGTCTGCCCGTATCACAGCTGGACGTATAACCTGAACGGCGATCTGATGTTCGCCGAACACATGGGCGACCAGTTCGACCGCTGCAAACATAGCCTGAAGTCCGTGCATCTCGAGAATCTGGCCGGCCTGATTTTCATTTGCCTCGCGGACAACCCGCCAGCGGACTTCGCCGTGGTGCGCGCGGCGATGGAACCGTATCTGTTGCCGCACGATCTGGCCAACTGCAAGATCGCGGCCTCGATCGACATTGTCGAAGAGGGCAACTGGAAACTCACGATGGAAAACAATCGCGAGTGCTATCACTGCGTCGCGAACCATCCCGAGTTGACCATTTCGCTGTACGAATACGGTTTCGGTTATCAGCGCACGCCGGCCAATGAAGAGGGCATGGCCGCGTTCGAAGAGACCGTGGCTCGCCGCACCGCGCAATGGGAAGCGATGCAGTTGCCTTCCGCGGAAATCGAACGGCTTGCCGATCTGGTCACCGGTTTTCGCACTCAACGCCTGCCGCTCGATCGCGACGGCGAATCGCAGACGCTCGACGCGAAAGTGGCCTCGAAGAAACTGCTCGGCGGCTTCGAGCAGGCCGATCTCGGCGGCCTGTCGTTCTGGACGCAGCCTAATTCGTGGCATCACTTCATGAGCGATCATATTGTCAGCTTCTCGGTGATTCCGCTCTCGGCGGGCAAGACGCTGGTGCGCACCAAGTGGCTCGTTCACAAGGATGCGCGCGAAGGCATCGATTACGACGTGAACAACCTCACGGCTGTGTGGCGCGCGACGAACGATCAGGATCGCGCACTCGTCGAGTACTCGCAACGCGGCGCGACGAGCAGCGCTTATGAGCCGGGTCCGTATTCGCCGTTCACGGAAGGCCTCGTCGAGAAGTTCTGCGAGTGGTACATCGGCCGCCTGGCGGATTACAGCAATGCGCCCCAAACCCATGAAGCAGGCGAAACCACGCCGGCTTCGCACGGCGAAAAAGTCGTGTCTTTCATGCGCTGA
- a CDS encoding drug:proton antiporter, with the protein MKIAVLVSVGRHPVSGTARYSRNDAAALTMALSLARKHNATLDVLHAGDPSNPALKEYLALGARSVEVLEIATTPEIQADAAAPLAARLRGYDLVLTGTRAEGAFDSGMLPYRVANALDIALVGAAVDVTLRDGCAEVRQFMPKGLRRRVEVRLPALIAVHPLANAAPTYAYARLREGTIRPVAAQAAGSADELAWTIRPAAAKPVRLAAAEKRSGHARMLSATTTESRGGSVVIEGSSVEKAQVILAYLREHQLVDY; encoded by the coding sequence ATGAAGATTGCCGTCCTCGTTTCCGTGGGTCGTCATCCGGTGAGCGGCACGGCGCGCTACAGCCGCAACGATGCCGCCGCGCTGACCATGGCGCTCTCGCTCGCCAGAAAACACAACGCGACGCTCGACGTGCTGCATGCGGGCGATCCGTCGAACCCTGCGTTGAAGGAGTATCTGGCACTCGGCGCACGTTCGGTCGAAGTGCTTGAAATAGCCACGACACCTGAAATCCAGGCGGACGCAGCCGCTCCGCTAGCCGCGCGGCTGCGTGGCTACGACCTCGTTCTGACCGGCACGCGCGCGGAAGGCGCGTTCGACAGCGGCATGCTGCCGTATCGCGTCGCCAATGCGCTGGATATTGCGCTGGTCGGCGCGGCTGTCGACGTGACGTTGCGCGACGGTTGTGCGGAAGTGCGCCAGTTCATGCCGAAGGGGTTGCGCCGCCGCGTGGAGGTGCGGTTGCCCGCGCTGATCGCCGTGCACCCGCTGGCCAACGCCGCTCCCACGTACGCCTACGCACGGTTGCGCGAAGGCACGATCCGCCCGGTCGCCGCGCAAGCCGCCGGCAGCGCCGACGAGCTTGCCTGGACTATCCGCCCGGCAGCCGCCAAACCGGTGCGGCTTGCCGCCGCCGAAAAGCGTTCCGGCCACGCCCGCATGCTGTCTGCCACGACGACCGAGAGCCGAGGCGGCAGCGTCGTAATTGAAGGGAGTTCCGTCGAAAAAGCACAAGTCATTCTCGCGTATTTGCGCGAGCATCAACTCGTGGATTACTGA
- a CDS encoding electron transfer flavoprotein subunit alpha/FixB family protein, which yields MNSLKRIDPRRPFTITADGLRRITLGVTGVAGSLEFTAHGASHREQAKPRRTTATPQRVMLVAAHADRGALDDHARQVLAGAALIADATTEVVLLVFGEFSGDAAALGADKLIELPMFDRRTFAPLDELNALAACVAAYAPAHVFLPDNATGDGDLGRRYAAAANASVATHVVEIDAAHVAAYVQANTAYAARTLPEVVLLAPNAVDPKLPFVGAGERVMWRFDGDAAAAQGAVRDLGIEEIDAAQLALEEADFIVSAGNGVRDVPAFERLAATLGAAIGASRVAVDDGKFTRDKQIGATGKTVEASVYIAFGISGAVQHLQGIKDCRHVIAVNLDASAPIAKRANLTVIADAQETIAALNEAAAAARTARGTGAALLNSTAVNEGALA from the coding sequence ATGAACTCTCTCAAACGAATCGACCCGCGCCGTCCGTTCACGATCACGGCAGACGGACTCAGGCGTATCACCCTCGGTGTGACGGGTGTGGCGGGCTCACTGGAATTCACCGCGCACGGCGCCTCGCATCGCGAACAGGCCAAACCGCGCCGCACCACGGCGACGCCTCAGCGTGTGATGCTGGTGGCCGCCCACGCGGACCGTGGCGCGCTGGACGATCACGCGCGCCAGGTATTGGCCGGCGCCGCCCTGATTGCGGACGCAACGACCGAGGTGGTGTTGCTGGTCTTCGGCGAGTTCAGCGGCGACGCCGCAGCGCTCGGCGCCGACAAACTGATCGAATTGCCGATGTTCGACCGCCGCACCTTCGCGCCGCTGGACGAATTGAATGCGCTGGCCGCGTGCGTCGCGGCTTACGCGCCGGCGCATGTTTTCCTCCCCGATAACGCAACCGGCGACGGCGACCTTGGCCGCCGTTACGCAGCCGCAGCGAATGCGAGCGTCGCCACGCATGTCGTCGAGATCGACGCCGCGCATGTGGCGGCCTATGTTCAGGCGAATACAGCGTATGCCGCGCGCACGTTGCCCGAGGTAGTGCTGCTCGCGCCCAACGCGGTCGATCCGAAGCTGCCGTTCGTCGGCGCGGGCGAGCGAGTCATGTGGCGCTTCGACGGCGACGCCGCAGCAGCGCAAGGCGCGGTGCGCGATCTCGGCATCGAGGAAATCGACGCCGCGCAACTGGCGCTCGAAGAAGCGGATTTCATCGTTTCGGCGGGCAACGGCGTGCGCGACGTGCCGGCGTTCGAGCGTCTGGCGGCCACGCTGGGCGCGGCCATCGGCGCGAGCCGTGTGGCCGTGGACGACGGCAAGTTCACCCGCGACAAACAGATCGGTGCGACCGGCAAGACCGTCGAAGCGAGTGTGTATATCGCCTTCGGCATTTCCGGCGCGGTCCAGCATCTGCAAGGGATCAAGGACTGCCGGCATGTGATCGCGGTGAATCTCGACGCGAGCGCGCCGATCGCCAAGCGCGCGAACCTGACAGTGATCGCGGACGCGCAGGAAACCATCGCGGCGCTCAACGAAGCAGCGGCCGCGGCGCGCACTGCGCGCGGAACCGGTGCGGCGCTGCTGAATTCAACGGCTGTCAACGAAGGAGCGCTCGCATGA
- a CDS encoding (Fe-S)-binding protein, protein MSPVFVITVLLWLSVAGLAFALVKRAAYWREGRATAAGAYGWTNLLAIPKRYFVDLHHVVARDPYIAKTHVATAGGAILAMALVFVNYGLAIYSPWLDKLIFLAALVMLVGAVFVWRRRHGAKAVPARLSRGPWDHLPLLLGSFALGLVLFIALPASAMSGALAVIVALLIAVGAFAMTFGAARGGPMKHALAGLLHLAFHPRQERFAERNDADVVPPTALKAPLLDAKEYGVGKPVEFRWNQLLSFDACVQCGKCEAACPAFAAGQPLNPKKLIQDLVTGMVGGTDAEYAGSPTPGIPVGKHAGAPGKPLISSLIEADTLWSCTTCRACVQECPMLIEHVDAIVDMRRNQTLVEGSVPGKGPITLANLRETGSSNGYDIGARYDWAVDLQVQVAQPGRPVDVLLIAGEGAFDMRYQRTLRALVKVLNRAGIDYAVLGGVETDTGDTARRLGDEATFQQLAHKLIGTLSQYSFRKIVTADPHVLHSLRNEYRALGGFYEVQHHTALIEQLVASGKLTPRAVAAFADRKITYHDPCYLGRYNGETEAPRRLLKTIGIKVVEMERNGMRGRCCGGGGGAPLTDIPGKRRIPDIRIDDAKTVGAEIVAVGCPNCTAMLEGVVGPRPEVLDVAELVAAALE, encoded by the coding sequence ATGAGCCCCGTGTTTGTCATCACCGTCCTGTTGTGGTTGTCGGTGGCTGGTCTGGCGTTCGCGCTCGTCAAGCGCGCCGCGTATTGGCGCGAAGGCCGCGCCACGGCGGCGGGCGCTTACGGCTGGACCAATCTGCTGGCGATTCCCAAGCGCTATTTCGTGGACCTGCATCATGTGGTGGCGCGCGATCCGTACATCGCCAAAACGCACGTGGCGACCGCGGGCGGCGCGATTCTCGCGATGGCGCTGGTGTTCGTCAACTACGGGCTGGCTATTTACTCGCCGTGGCTGGACAAGCTGATCTTTCTGGCCGCGCTCGTCATGCTGGTCGGCGCGGTGTTCGTCTGGCGCCGCCGCCACGGCGCGAAAGCGGTGCCGGCGCGGCTCTCGCGCGGGCCATGGGATCATCTGCCGCTGCTGCTCGGGTCGTTTGCGCTCGGTCTGGTGCTGTTCATCGCGCTGCCGGCTTCCGCGATGTCCGGTGCGCTCGCCGTCATCGTCGCGCTGCTGATCGCGGTGGGCGCGTTTGCGATGACGTTCGGCGCGGCGCGCGGCGGCCCGATGAAGCATGCGCTCGCCGGGTTGCTGCATCTCGCGTTTCATCCGCGTCAGGAGCGTTTTGCCGAGCGCAATGACGCGGACGTGGTGCCGCCTACCGCATTGAAAGCACCGCTGCTCGACGCGAAGGAATACGGCGTCGGCAAGCCGGTCGAGTTTCGCTGGAACCAGTTGCTCAGTTTCGATGCGTGCGTGCAGTGCGGCAAGTGCGAAGCAGCCTGTCCCGCGTTCGCCGCGGGTCAGCCGCTCAATCCGAAGAAGCTGATTCAAGACCTCGTCACGGGCATGGTGGGCGGCACGGACGCCGAATACGCGGGCAGTCCCACGCCGGGCATTCCGGTCGGCAAGCACGCCGGTGCGCCGGGCAAGCCGCTGATCTCCAGCCTGATCGAAGCGGACACGCTGTGGTCCTGCACGACCTGCCGCGCTTGCGTGCAGGAGTGCCCGATGCTGATCGAGCATGTGGACGCGATTGTGGATATGCGCCGCAATCAGACGCTGGTTGAAGGCAGCGTGCCGGGCAAGGGGCCGATCACGCTCGCGAATCTGCGCGAGACGGGCAGTTCGAACGGCTACGACATCGGCGCGCGTTACGACTGGGCCGTCGATCTGCAAGTGCAGGTCGCGCAACCGGGCCGTCCGGTGGACGTGTTGCTGATCGCCGGCGAAGGCGCGTTCGACATGCGCTATCAGCGCACGCTGCGCGCTTTGGTCAAGGTGCTCAATCGCGCGGGCATCGACTATGCGGTGCTGGGCGGCGTGGAAACCGATACGGGCGACACTGCCCGCCGTCTCGGCGACGAAGCGACCTTCCAGCAGCTCGCGCACAAGCTGATCGGCACGCTCTCGCAGTACTCGTTCCGCAAGATCGTCACCGCGGACCCGCACGTGCTGCACAGCCTGCGCAACGAATATCGCGCGCTGGGCGGTTTCTACGAGGTGCAGCATCACACGGCGCTGATCGAGCAACTGGTCGCGAGCGGGAAGCTCACGCCGCGTGCGGTGGCCGCGTTTGCGGATCGCAAGATCACGTATCACGACCCGTGCTATCTGGGCCGCTATAACGGTGAAACGGAGGCGCCGCGCCGCTTGCTGAAGACCATCGGAATCAAGGTCGTGGAGATGGAGCGCAATGGCATGCGCGGACGCTGCTGCGGCGGTGGCGGCGGGGCGCCCCTCACCGATATTCCGGGCAAGCGGCGCATTCCCGACATTCGTATCGACGACGCGAAAACCGTCGGTGCGGAGATCGTCGCGGTCGGCTGCCCGAATTGCACAGCGATGCTCGAAGGCGTTGTGGGGCCGCGTCCGGAAGTGCTGGACGTCGCCGAACTGGTTGCTGCGGCGCTGGAGTAA